Proteins encoded within one genomic window of Prochlorococcus marinus str. MIT 9515:
- the msrA gene encoding peptide-methionine (S)-S-oxide reductase MsrA — protein MTYFFSLIIVFSIIVNPINTFAEEVTLAGGCFWCLEHDLESLKGVNSVISGYSGGNLQNPTYENHDGHQEVVLVDYDSEEVALSEIYRIYLRNIDPLDGEGQFCDRGNSYRPVIFFETSDEKNEASKSLLSASKELGVKLEQINVELKPKSQFWEAEDYHQDFAIRNELKYKFYRFSCGRDQKLDKIWKDNARSMNAWSQE, from the coding sequence ATGACTTATTTTTTCTCACTAATTATTGTATTTTCAATAATAGTAAATCCTATAAATACTTTCGCTGAAGAAGTAACCCTCGCTGGAGGATGTTTTTGGTGTTTAGAGCATGATTTAGAGTCATTAAAAGGGGTTAATTCAGTTATTAGTGGATACTCCGGAGGGAATTTACAAAACCCTACTTATGAAAATCATGATGGACACCAAGAAGTTGTTTTAGTAGATTATGACTCTGAAGAGGTGGCTTTATCAGAAATATACAGAATATACCTAAGAAATATTGATCCACTTGATGGAGAAGGTCAATTTTGCGATAGAGGGAACTCTTATAGACCTGTAATTTTTTTTGAAACTTCAGATGAAAAGAATGAAGCAAGTAAATCCCTCCTTTCTGCTTCAAAAGAATTAGGCGTCAAATTAGAACAAATTAATGTTGAACTAAAACCAAAAAGTCAGTTTTGGGAAGCGGAGGATTATCATCAAGATTTTGCTATTAGGAATGAATTAAAATATAAGTTCTATAGATTCTCTTGTGGCAGAGATCAGAAATTAGATAAAATATGGAAAGACAATGCTAGATCAATGAATGCTTGGTCTCAAGAATAA
- the lpxB gene encoding lipid-A-disaccharide synthase, with protein sequence MNKKIFISTGEVSGDLHGSLLANALFNEAEKRSVNLKIYGLGGERMRKEGVEILQDTTSISAIGIWEALPLIIPTIKIQKKFYKSLKNFSPNCLILIDYMGPNIKIGRQLKIEKNKIPIYYYIAPQEWAWRVGNNSTTDLISFSDRIFAIFKQEANFYKRRGGNVLWIGHPMIDLIKKLPTKKESRKILELRANENILLLMPASRPQELRYVLPVFMQAARKLQQKYPNLIVYIPSCRAVFDAKFEQALDKYKVKGKVVSQKDIDKFKTHIYSLSKLALCKSGTVNMELALYGIPQIVGYRVSRVTAFIAKKILNFKVKFISPVNLLVKKLIIPEFVQKEFDVKKIYDKACLVIDQKSEKAKILKGYAQLKKELGQQGVAKRAAEEIINSLI encoded by the coding sequence ATGAATAAAAAGATATTCATAAGTACTGGAGAAGTTTCAGGAGATTTACATGGAAGTTTATTAGCTAATGCATTATTTAATGAGGCTGAAAAACGTTCTGTTAATTTAAAAATATATGGCTTGGGTGGGGAAAGGATGAGAAAAGAGGGTGTAGAAATTTTACAAGATACTACTTCAATAAGTGCTATTGGTATTTGGGAGGCTTTGCCACTCATCATTCCTACAATAAAAATACAAAAAAAATTTTATAAATCACTTAAAAACTTTTCCCCGAATTGCTTAATATTAATTGACTATATGGGTCCTAATATTAAAATTGGACGACAATTAAAAATTGAGAAGAATAAAATCCCAATTTATTATTATATCGCTCCTCAAGAGTGGGCTTGGCGAGTTGGGAATAATTCGACGACGGATCTTATAAGTTTTTCTGATAGAATTTTTGCAATTTTTAAACAAGAAGCAAATTTTTATAAAAGAAGAGGCGGTAATGTTTTATGGATTGGACATCCAATGATCGATCTTATAAAAAAACTACCTACTAAAAAAGAATCTAGAAAAATTCTTGAACTTCGTGCAAATGAAAATATTTTACTATTAATGCCAGCATCAAGACCTCAAGAATTAAGATATGTTCTACCCGTTTTTATGCAGGCAGCCAGAAAATTACAACAAAAATATCCAAATCTAATCGTTTATATCCCATCGTGTAGAGCTGTTTTTGATGCTAAATTCGAACAAGCTTTAGATAAATACAAAGTTAAAGGAAAGGTAGTATCTCAAAAAGATATCGATAAATTTAAAACTCATATTTATTCATTAAGTAAATTAGCCTTATGTAAATCAGGAACGGTAAATATGGAATTGGCTTTATATGGGATACCTCAAATCGTTGGATATAGAGTGAGTAGAGTTACAGCATTTATTGCAAAAAAGATTCTCAATTTCAAAGTGAAATTTATTTCGCCAGTAAATTTATTAGTTAAAAAGTTAATTATTCCTGAATTCGTTCAAAAAGAATTTGATGTAAAAAAAATATACGATAAAGCTTGTCTGGTTATAGATCAAAAATCAGAAAAAGCAAAAATCTTAAAAGGTTATGCTCAATTAAAGAAAGAGTTAGGACAACAAGGTGTGGCCAAAAGAGCTGCTGAAGAGATTATTAATTCTTTAATTTGA
- the lpxA gene encoding acyl-ACP--UDP-N-acetylglucosamine O-acyltransferase, translating to MEIKNTKRNPDFRGARVHPNAVVDSSAELHDGVSIASGAIVGPNVIIESGTKIGSNAVIEGKTKIGKDNKVFPNVFIGLEPQDLKYQGASTEVIIGDNNTFRECVTINKATDEGEKTIIGNNNLLMAYTHIGHNCVLGNGIVLSNSVQVAGHVKIEDNAIIGGCLGIHQFVHVGYLAMIGGMTRVDRDVPPFCLAEGHPGRLRGLNRVGIKRSGLMENEEFDLKLLQNTWNLLFKSNDVISISLGMAMKGKLDISSAKLCEFVKDSISKQRRGPMPSVNL from the coding sequence ATGGAGATTAAAAATACCAAACGAAATCCAGATTTTCGAGGTGCGAGAGTGCACCCCAATGCAGTTGTCGATTCAAGTGCAGAATTGCATGATGGAGTTTCTATCGCTAGTGGAGCTATCGTTGGACCAAACGTAATAATAGAATCAGGCACCAAAATAGGATCTAATGCTGTAATTGAAGGGAAAACCAAAATAGGTAAAGATAATAAAGTTTTTCCAAATGTTTTTATAGGACTTGAGCCCCAAGACCTTAAATATCAAGGTGCATCTACGGAGGTGATTATTGGAGATAACAATACATTTAGAGAGTGCGTAACTATTAATAAGGCAACTGACGAAGGAGAAAAAACAATTATTGGGAATAATAATTTATTAATGGCATACACTCATATTGGTCATAATTGCGTACTTGGTAATGGGATTGTTTTATCAAATAGTGTCCAGGTTGCTGGTCATGTAAAAATTGAAGATAATGCAATTATTGGAGGTTGTTTAGGTATTCATCAATTTGTACATGTGGGATATCTCGCAATGATTGGAGGAATGACAAGAGTAGATAGAGACGTTCCTCCTTTTTGCTTGGCAGAAGGACATCCTGGTAGATTGAGAGGTTTAAATAGAGTAGGAATTAAGAGGAGTGGGCTGATGGAAAATGAAGAATTTGATTTGAAATTATTGCAAAATACATGGAATCTTTTATTTAAGTCTAATGATGTAATTTCTATTTCATTGGGTATGGCGATGAAAGGAAAATTAGATATTTCTTCTGCTAAACTTTGTGAATTTGTAAAAGATTCAATATCAAAGCAAAGAAGAGGACCAATGCCTTCCGTTAATTTATGA
- the fabZ gene encoding 3-hydroxyacyl-ACP dehydratase FabZ, whose translation MDKQLLSENNQLSSEEILGLLPHRFPFALVDRVIEHIPGHKAVALKNVTINEPQFQGHFPERPLMPGVLIVESMAQVGGIIVTQMPDLPKGLFVFAGINNVKFRRPVLPGDQLVITCELLSIKRQRFGKVKGEAHVDGKLVCSGELMFSLVD comes from the coding sequence TTGGACAAGCAATTACTAAGTGAAAATAATCAACTATCTTCTGAGGAAATACTTGGTCTTTTGCCACATAGATTCCCTTTCGCTCTGGTAGATAGAGTTATAGAACATATTCCGGGACACAAAGCTGTTGCATTGAAAAATGTAACTATAAATGAACCTCAATTCCAAGGTCACTTCCCAGAAAGACCTTTAATGCCAGGAGTGCTTATTGTTGAATCAATGGCTCAAGTAGGAGGAATTATTGTAACTCAAATGCCCGACCTCCCAAAAGGACTCTTTGTTTTTGCAGGAATTAATAATGTCAAATTTAGAAGACCGGTGCTACCTGGCGATCAATTAGTGATTACCTGTGAGTTATTAAGCATTAAAAGACAAAGGTTTGGGAAGGTAAAAGGTGAAGCACATGTTGATGGGAAATTAGTTTGCTCAGGCGAATTGATGTTTTCATTAGTTGATTAA
- the lpxC gene encoding UDP-3-O-acyl-N-acetylglucosamine deacetylase: MFSWPPNYDFCYTLSGVITKEGIGLHSGEKTRVKISPYEKEGFYVSFADNPDEIFKLDQNLIGSTMLCTAVKLAGRNLYTIEHLLASLAGCGLSYIHIEVDGREIPLLDGSAIQWVKAFEEVGIKKVPKPANFIREINKSIIFNKNNSVIALTPSNKITIISTISFSYKAIGNQTYVIDLSPKCFVENIAPARTFGFKDQFQELSELGLIKGGSLENALVCDGDKWVNPPLRFSNEPIRHKILDLIGDLALVGLPKAQILVYKGSHSLNALLASSLKN; encoded by the coding sequence GTGTTTTCATGGCCTCCTAATTATGATTTCTGTTATACGCTCTCTGGTGTTATCACTAAAGAGGGAATAGGACTGCATAGTGGAGAAAAGACAAGAGTTAAAATTTCCCCTTATGAAAAAGAGGGATTTTATGTTTCCTTTGCAGATAATCCTGATGAGATTTTTAAGCTAGATCAAAATTTAATTGGAAGTACTATGTTATGTACTGCAGTCAAATTAGCAGGTAGAAATTTATATACTATTGAGCACTTATTAGCCTCACTTGCAGGCTGTGGATTGAGCTATATACATATTGAAGTTGATGGAAGAGAAATACCACTACTAGATGGATCAGCAATTCAATGGGTCAAGGCCTTTGAAGAAGTTGGCATTAAAAAAGTTCCTAAACCAGCAAACTTTATAAGAGAAATAAATAAATCGATCATTTTTAATAAAAACAATTCAGTTATTGCTTTAACTCCATCTAATAAAATTACAATTATTTCAACAATAAGTTTTTCGTATAAAGCAATTGGAAATCAAACTTATGTAATAGATTTGAGTCCGAAATGTTTTGTTGAAAATATAGCTCCCGCTAGGACATTTGGTTTTAAGGACCAATTTCAAGAGTTAAGTGAACTTGGATTAATTAAAGGAGGGAGTTTAGAAAATGCTCTTGTCTGTGATGGTGATAAATGGGTTAATCCTCCATTAAGATTTAGTAATGAACCTATAAGACATAAAATTTTAGACCTTATTGGGGACTTGGCTTTGGTAGGCTTACCAAAGGCACAAATTTTAGTATATAAGGGATCACATTCTTTAAATGCTTTATTGGCCTCATCATTAAAAAATTAA
- a CDS encoding BamA/TamA family outer membrane protein, producing MRNNLSKYTKVFTSIACFSLLLISNNSELAAKFLPDKEEDHNKIKNNPQNTNQYSNDSTSAFEFVQKNNVLIVDNSGDNAEKNVLISEIIIEGWENHPEGRKLELAAYDSMTIKPGSVINNQILKDDLNSIYASGWFAGVKIKSQDGPLGVRIIVSVVPNPIFKKVELNPKNLIIPNEIVDDIFTNYYGTTLNLNELQNRINLIKKWYEEKGYSLSRINGPERISGAGVVSLNVDEGIVSDIELRFLGSDGEPNVDGKPRKGKTKDWVIKRELKTIPGSIFNRKILEADIKRLYATSLFDDIKVSLGPDNKNPGQVRIILDFSEQRTGSLTGGLGYSTTSGIFAQIGLQETNTLGRAWSTSINLNFGEYSTTYNFSLADPWIKGDKHKTSFRTNVFLSRDYPQEFKSEKNGRIYAVNDTTTASTDTLSSIVLEKTGGGFSFSRPLNGGDPFKESKWRVLAGMNFKKVEMIDSSGNVKPYGDITPTTGNINEIICIGYTPEDGSCPSANTLVSFIGSTSRNNLNNTINPTSGNRFTLGSEQFISVGKNSPTFNRVRATYSFFIPTKFLNLSKGCRSTDVVNSDCPQTIGFEFKAGTIVGELPPYEAFCLGGPSSVRGWSSCDLAVSKSFVEATAEYRFPVWRMISGALFADIGSHLWSQNAVPGKPGQLLRKAGTGYSLGGGVGVKTPVGPLRLDVASKELSGDWRYTLGVGWKF from the coding sequence ATGCGAAATAATCTTTCAAAATATACAAAAGTATTTACAAGCATAGCTTGCTTCTCTTTATTATTGATTTCAAATAATTCTGAATTAGCTGCTAAGTTTCTACCTGATAAAGAAGAAGACCACAATAAAATTAAAAACAATCCTCAAAATACAAATCAATATTCAAATGATTCAACATCAGCGTTTGAGTTTGTTCAAAAAAATAATGTATTAATAGTAGACAATAGCGGAGATAATGCTGAAAAGAATGTACTTATTTCAGAAATAATTATTGAAGGATGGGAAAATCATCCGGAAGGGAGAAAGCTAGAACTAGCTGCTTATGACTCTATGACAATTAAGCCGGGAAGCGTTATTAATAATCAAATTTTAAAGGATGATTTAAATTCAATTTATGCCAGCGGATGGTTCGCAGGCGTAAAGATTAAATCTCAAGATGGCCCATTAGGAGTAAGAATAATAGTAAGCGTTGTGCCTAATCCAATCTTTAAAAAAGTTGAACTTAATCCCAAAAATTTAATTATTCCTAATGAAATTGTGGATGATATTTTTACTAATTATTACGGAACCACTCTTAATTTAAATGAACTCCAAAATAGAATAAATTTAATTAAAAAATGGTATGAAGAAAAAGGTTATTCCCTCTCAAGAATTAATGGTCCTGAAAGAATCTCTGGGGCGGGAGTTGTCAGTTTAAATGTAGATGAAGGTATCGTTTCTGATATTGAATTAAGGTTTCTTGGATCAGATGGAGAACCTAATGTTGATGGAAAACCTAGAAAAGGAAAAACAAAGGATTGGGTTATCAAGAGAGAATTGAAGACAATCCCAGGTTCAATATTTAATAGAAAAATATTAGAAGCAGATATTAAAAGACTTTATGCCACTTCGTTGTTTGATGATATTAAAGTTTCTCTTGGACCTGATAATAAAAATCCCGGACAAGTCAGAATAATCTTGGATTTTAGTGAACAACGAACAGGATCTCTAACAGGTGGTCTTGGTTACAGTACTACTTCTGGTATCTTTGCACAAATTGGTCTTCAAGAGACTAATACTTTAGGAAGGGCTTGGTCAACAAGCATAAATCTCAATTTTGGAGAATACTCAACAACTTATAATTTCTCATTAGCTGATCCTTGGATTAAAGGAGATAAACATAAGACTTCTTTTAGAACAAATGTTTTTCTAAGTCGAGATTATCCTCAAGAATTCAAAAGTGAAAAGAATGGAAGAATATATGCTGTCAACGATACAACAACAGCTAGTACTGATACTTTGTCATCAATAGTTTTGGAAAAAACAGGAGGTGGATTCTCATTCTCTAGGCCTCTAAACGGTGGAGATCCTTTTAAAGAATCTAAGTGGAGAGTTCTTGCAGGGATGAATTTTAAAAAAGTAGAAATGATTGATAGTAGTGGTAATGTAAAACCTTATGGGGATATAACTCCGACGACTGGTAATATTAATGAAATCATTTGCATTGGATATACCCCTGAGGATGGTTCTTGTCCATCTGCAAATACATTAGTTAGTTTTATTGGCTCTACCTCGCGGAATAACTTAAACAATACAATTAATCCAACTTCAGGAAATAGATTTACCCTTGGAAGTGAACAGTTTATTTCAGTAGGAAAAAACTCTCCAACTTTTAATAGAGTTAGAGCTACATACTCATTTTTCATTCCAACAAAATTTTTAAACCTGTCAAAAGGATGTAGGAGCACTGATGTTGTTAATAGTGATTGCCCTCAAACTATTGGATTCGAATTTAAGGCTGGAACAATTGTTGGAGAATTGCCTCCGTATGAAGCATTTTGTCTTGGAGGTCCTTCCTCTGTCAGAGGCTGGAGCTCCTGTGATCTGGCAGTAAGTAAAAGTTTTGTGGAAGCAACTGCTGAATATCGATTCCCTGTCTGGAGAATGATATCAGGAGCATTATTTGCTGATATTGGAAGTCATCTATGGTCGCAGAATGCCGTTCCGGGAAAGCCTGGTCAATTATTACGAAAAGCTGGGACTGGTTATTCTCTGGGAGGAGGAGTGGGTGTTAAGACCCCAGTTGGACCATTAAGATTAGATGTAGCTAGTAAAGAATTAAGTGGTGATTGGAGATATACTCTCGGAGTTGGATGGAAATTTTAA
- the purC gene encoding phosphoribosylaminoimidazolesuccinocarboxamide synthase — protein sequence MNSKFGLIYEGKAKKIFAHKDSDKVIIEFKDDATAFNALKKAKFEGKGELNCLISSKIFEFLIKNNIPTHFLELKNNNSMIAQKIKIIPLEVVLRNIAYGSLCKQTTIKPGSVLERPLIDIYLKNDNLNDPLLTKDRINLLKIIDNKELEFISGMTLRINKLLKKFFFNINLKLVDFKLEFGYNSKGEIVLGDEISPDNCRLWDLNQSNGTIVSLDKDRFRNDLGGFIEAYGEINKRINDFI from the coding sequence ATGAATAGTAAATTTGGGTTGATTTATGAAGGGAAAGCAAAGAAAATATTTGCTCATAAAGATTCAGATAAAGTAATTATTGAATTCAAGGATGATGCCACGGCTTTTAATGCATTAAAGAAAGCTAAATTTGAAGGTAAAGGAGAATTAAACTGCCTTATTAGTTCAAAAATATTTGAGTTCCTTATCAAAAATAATATACCAACACATTTTCTTGAGTTAAAAAATAATAATTCAATGATTGCTCAGAAAATAAAAATTATCCCCCTTGAAGTTGTTTTAAGAAATATTGCATATGGTTCTCTTTGTAAGCAGACCACGATTAAACCCGGATCAGTTTTGGAAAGACCTTTGATTGATATTTATCTTAAAAATGATAATCTCAACGATCCTCTCCTCACAAAAGATAGAATAAATTTATTAAAAATAATCGATAATAAAGAGTTAGAATTTATTAGTGGTATGACTTTAAGAATTAATAAACTACTCAAAAAATTTTTCTTTAATATCAACCTAAAGTTAGTAGATTTTAAATTAGAATTTGGTTATAACTCTAAGGGTGAAATCGTTTTAGGTGATGAAATTAGTCCTGATAATTGTAGATTATGGGACTTAAATCAAAGTAATGGTACAATAGTAAGCCTAGATAAAGATAGATTTAGAAATGATTTAGGAGGCTTTATTGAAGCTTATGGTGAAATTAATAAACGAATAAACGATTTCATTTAG